ACAGCAGCGCGGGGAAGTTGGCGCTCGCGGCGATGGCGAAGGCCAGCCCCACCATGAAGGCCACGTTCTGCCCCTTGAACGCCACTCCGAGGACGATGGCGAGCACGCCCAGGAGCAGGCTCGCCAGCCGCGCCACCTTGAGCTGCTCGTGCTCCGGCGCCTGTCCCTTGCGCACCACGCTGGACCACAGGTCGTGCGACAGCGCCGCCGCGCCGGACAGCGTCAGGCCGGCCACCACCGCGAGGATGGTGGCGAAGGCCACCGCGGAGATGAAGCCCAGGAAGCCCGTGCCGCCCACCACCTCCGCCAGCATGGGCGCCGCCATGTTGCCGCCCTTGTCCACCCCCGTTATCGCCTGCCGCCCCACCAGCACGGACGCGCCGAACCCGAGGATGAACGTCACCAGGTAGAAGTAGCCGATGAGGCCCGTGGCGTAGAACACGCTGCTGCGCGCCGCCTTGGCGTCCGGCACCGTGTAGAAGCGCATCAGGATGTGCGGCAGGCCCGCGGTGCCGAACATCAGCGCCAGCCCCAGCGACACCGTCTCCAGCGGGTTGCTCACCAGCGCGCCCGGCGCCAGCACCTGCGCCCCGTACCGCGTCGCCGCCTCGTTGAAGAGGCTCGCCGGGTTGAAGCCGAACCGGTACAGCACCGCGCCCGCCAGGCCCGTGGCGCCGCCCAGCAGCAGCACCGCCTTGACGATCTGCACCCACGTGGTGGCGATCATCCCGCCGAACAGCACGTACAGAATCATCACCGCGCCCACGATGACGACGGCCACCTCGTACGACAGGCCGAACAGCATGTGGATGAGGTTGCCGGCGCCCACCATCTGCGCGATGAGGTAGAAGCTCACCACGGTGAGCGTGCCCACCGCCGCGGACAGGCGCACCGGCGTCTGGCGCAGGCGGTAGGCCACCACGTCCGCGAAGGTGTACTTGCCCAGGTTGCGCAGCGGCTCGGCGATGAGGAACGTCACCACCGGCCAGCCCACCAGCCAGCCCACCGAATAGATGAGGCCGTCGAAGCCGGAGGTGGCCACCAGGCCCGCGATGCCCAGGAAGCTCGCCGCGCTCATGTAGTCGCCCGCGAGCGCGAAGCCGTTCTGCAAGGCGCTGACGCCGCCGCCGGCGGCGAAGAACTCGGAGGTCGTCTTCGTCTTTCGCGCCGCCCAGTAGGTGATGGCCAGGGTGACGCCGACGAAGAGGACGAAGAAGCCGATGGCCGTCGCGTTGGGCTGGCCCAGCTGTGTTCCGGAGACCGAGGTCGGATTCATGCGGGTGTCCTCTTCAGCGACGCAGTTGGTGCAGGGCGCGGTCGTACTTCCCGTTCGCCCACAGCATGTAGATGCCCGTCAGCGCCCAGGCGGCGACGATGACCACCGCCCCCAGCAGGATGCCCACGGACAGGCCGGGAGTGAGCTGCTGGCCCATGAGCGGCTTGTCGAAGGCCACCAGCAGGATGAAGCCGAAGTACGCCACCAACGTCGCCACCGTCAGCCCCGCCGCCACGCGCCAGCGCGCGGCGGCCAGGGCTTCCAGGGCCTCCTCTTGGGGATTGCCGGACATGTCTTGCCTCCAGTGCGTCGGGGTTGGACCGCGGGGGATTACGACCTGGCGAGCAGCTCGTCGAGCACGGCGGGGTCCGCCAGCGTGCTGGCGTCGCCCAGGTTCTCCGTCTCGCCGGAGGCGATCTTGCGCAGCATGCGGCGGAGAATCTTTCCCGAGCGCGTCTTGGGCAGCCCCTGCACCACCACCACCCGGTCCGGCGTGGCGATGGGGCCGATGACGTGGCGCACCTGCTCCTTGAGCGCGCCCACCATCTGCTCGGAGGACGTCTCCTGCCAGTCGGGCTTCACCGTGACGAAGGCGCACACGCCCGTGCCCTTGATGTCGTGGGGGAAGCCCACCACGGCGGCCTCCGCCACGGCCTCGTGCGCCACGAGCGCGCTCTCCACCTCCGCGGTGCCCAGGCGGTGGCCGGACACGTTGAGCACGTCGTCCACGCGGCCGGTGATCCAGTAGTAGCCGTCCTCGTCGCGCCGGCAGCCGTCGCCGGTGAAGTACAGGTTGGGGAAGCGCGAGTAGTACGTGTCCTTGAAGCGCTGGTGGTGGCCGTACAGCGTGCGGGCCTGCCCGGGCCAGGAGTGCGCCAGGCACAGGTTGCCGCTGACGCCGTTGCCCTCGATGACGCGCCCCTCGTCGTCGAGCAGCACCG
This sequence is a window from Myxococcus stipitatus. Protein-coding genes within it:
- a CDS encoding sodium:solute symporter family transporter, whose protein sequence is MNPTSVSGTQLGQPNATAIGFFVLFVGVTLAITYWAARKTKTTSEFFAAGGGVSALQNGFALAGDYMSAASFLGIAGLVATSGFDGLIYSVGWLVGWPVVTFLIAEPLRNLGKYTFADVVAYRLRQTPVRLSAAVGTLTVVSFYLIAQMVGAGNLIHMLFGLSYEVAVVIVGAVMILYVLFGGMIATTWVQIVKAVLLLGGATGLAGAVLYRFGFNPASLFNEAATRYGAQVLAPGALVSNPLETVSLGLALMFGTAGLPHILMRFYTVPDAKAARSSVFYATGLIGYFYLVTFILGFGASVLVGRQAITGVDKGGNMAAPMLAEVVGGTGFLGFISAVAFATILAVVAGLTLSGAAALSHDLWSSVVRKGQAPEHEQLKVARLASLLLGVLAIVLGVAFKGQNVAFMVGLAFAIAASANFPALLLSMAWKGFTTRGAVASMLTGAVSSVVLIFLSPTVQVDLLKNASALFPLKNPGIITIPLAFIVGGIVSLLSPEREASSRFAEVKHRMHVGLGKPPPVAAVPSPATAATSSTSSPTATPSKA
- a CDS encoding DUF485 domain-containing protein, translated to MSGNPQEEALEALAAARWRVAAGLTVATLVAYFGFILLVAFDKPLMGQQLTPGLSVGILLGAVVIVAAWALTGIYMLWANGKYDRALHQLRR